CGTTGTCGTTGGCTTCAGGACAGAGTGCACCGCGGATGGGGATAACTCACCTGCCTGCCGGCCCACCGCCCGGTTAAAGCAAGATGTCCCCGCTGCGTGAGCAGCGGGGACATCTTTTCAGTTCGTATCCTTACCCGGAGGCAGGATCTTCACCGTGGATTCAACAAGTAAGGAAATTACTTGATGATCTTGGTGACACGGCCTGAACCAACGGTGCGGCCGCCTTCGCGGATAGCGAAGCCGAGGCCTTCTTCCATGGCGATGGGCTGGATGAGCTCAACGGTCATCTCAGTGTTGTCGCCGGGCATAACCATTTCCGTGCCCTCGGGCAGGGTGATAACGCCGGTTACGTCCGTGGTGCGGAAGTAGAACTGCGGGCGGTAGTTCGAGTAGAACGGGTTGTGGCGTCCGCCTTCATCCTTGGACAGGATGTAGACGTTGGCCTCGAAGTCGGTGTGCGGGGTGATGGAACCCGGCTTCACGACAACCTGGCCGCGCTCTACGTCTTCGCGCTTGATGCCGCGGAGCAGGAGACCACAGTTCTCGCCTGCCCATGCTTCGTCAAGCTGCTTGTGGAACATCTCGATACCGGTAACCGTGGTCTTCTGGACCGGACGGATGCCGACGATCTCGACCTCGGAGTTGATGGCAAGGGTACCGCGCTCGGCGCGGCCCGTGACAACGGTTCCACGACCGGTGATCGTGAAGACGTCCTCGATCGGCATCAGGAACGGCTTGTCCTTGTCGCGGATCGGGTCCGGCACGTTGTTGTCAACGGCTTCCATGAGCTCTTCGACGGAAGCAACCCACTTCGGGTCGCCTTCCAGAGCCTTGAGGCCGGAGACGCGA
This genomic interval from Arthrobacter sunyaminii contains the following:
- the tuf gene encoding elongation factor Tu, with the translated sequence MAKAKFERTKPHVNIGTIGHVDHGKTTLTAAISKVLADKYPDLNEKRDFAAIDSAPEERQRGITINISHIEYQTEKRHYAHVDAPGHADYIKNMITGAAQMDGAILVVAATDGPMAQTREHVLLARQVGVPYLLVALNKSDMVDDEELLDLVEMEVRELLSSQEFDGDNAPVVRVSGLKALEGDPKWVASVEELMEAVDNNVPDPIRDKDKPFLMPIEDVFTITGRGTVVTGRAERGTLAINSEVEIVGIRPVQKTTVTGIEMFHKQLDEAWAGENCGLLLRGIKREDVERGQVVVKPGSITPHTDFEANVYILSKDEGGRHNPFYSNYRPQFYFRTTDVTGVITLPEGTEMVMPGDNTEMTVELIQPIAMEEGLGFAIREGGRTVGSGRVTKIIK